Proteins found in one Triticum urartu cultivar G1812 chromosome 4, Tu2.1, whole genome shotgun sequence genomic segment:
- the LOC125554897 gene encoding uncharacterized protein LOC125554897 translates to MDRHIGVALMSDDGFILECDLARHGLTVFDPPNYEPVCDGRYTIMLAEDGGLGACQRMNQQLKLWSREVSDSADARWVLRRLVYLENLLPVGALLDAETRVQVLGFAEGANAIFLTTAIRAGEEVVSFYTPVPRGEHRGLSLKHSEDAGGEEQEGGGGEKSNVTKGDFVNAFECINHAIENRLKLYAFIVRVPPYGEVAPACTSTLLLVWEPTTGAQQRVPVPVVYDVICRYEEVTVYATAAVFCAADGGCDHRDCFRGPFGVLLVFCVEHDGDGDGGRVTLTRLYSSETDSWDELRWIFHGLPMCFTFCSSVLVGRSLLYFMSDDGCILEYDFARHDLTVFDPPNYEPIYDGRYNIMLAEDGGLGVTQEMSPHLKLWTREVIEGADARWVLSRVIYLQNLLPDGALVEPASSLYVLGFAEGANVIFMTTVAGLFTVELESERVSRVCDDHVFCNLIPIVSFYTPVPRGEQKDPSFEPSEDGGWSGGRRG, encoded by the exons ATGGATCGCCACATTGGAGTTGCTCTCATGTCTGATGATGGATTCATTCTCGAGTGTGACTTGGCAAGGCATGGGCTGACAGTGTTTGACCCACCAAACTATGAGCCAGTCTGTGACGGCCGATATACCATCATGCTGGCGGAGGACGGTGGACTGGGAGCTTGCCAAAGGATGAATCAGCAGCTCAAATTGTGGTCAAGGGAGGTGAGTGACAGTGCTGATGCACGATGGGTGCTGCGCCGGCTCGTCTACCTGGAAAATTTGCTCCCGGTTggtgctctcctggatgcagagACTAGAGTGCAAGTGCTGGGCTTTGCCGAGGGAGCAAATGCCATTTTCCTGACCACTGCAATCAGAGCGGGCGAGGAAG TTGTCAGCTTCTACACTCCTGTGCCTCGTGGTGAGCACAGGGGTCTGTCGTTGAAGCATAGTGAGGATGCAGGTGGTGAGGAGCAAGAGGGGGGGGGAGGAGAAAAGTCAAATGTTACCAAGGGGGACTTCGTCAACGCCTTCGAATGCATCAACCACGCCATAGAGAACAG ACTGAAATTGTATGCCTTTATTGTCAGGGTTCCACCCTATGGTGAAGTTGCTCCTGCGTGTACCAGCACG TTACTCCTTGTGTGGGAGCCAACCACGGGCGCCCAGCAGCGCGTACCGGTGCCCGTGGTGTACGATGTCATCTGCCGGTACGAGGAGGTGACAGTGTACGCCACCGCGGCCGTGTTCTGTGCAGCTGACGGCGGGTGTGACCACCGGGACTGCTTCAGAGGCCCTTTTGGCGTGTTACTCGTCTTCTGCGTCGAGCATGACGGCGACGGTGACGGGGGGCGTGTCACGTTGACGCGCCTATACTCGTCGGAAACCGACAGCTGGGATGAGCTGCGCTGGATTTTCCATGGCTTGCCCATGTGTTTTACATTTTGTTCCAGCGTGCTCGTTGGGAGGTCTCTGCTCTACTTCATGTCTGACGATGGGTGCATCCTAGAGTACGACTTTGCACGGCACGACCTGACTGTTTTCGACCCACCGAACTATGAGCCGATCTACGATGGCCGATATAACATCATGCTGGCGGAGGACGGTGGACTGGGAGTTACCCAAGAGATGAGTCCGCATCTCAAATTGTGGACAAGGGAGGTGATTGAAGGCGCCGATGCCCGATGGGTACTGAGCCGGGTCATTTACTTGCAAAATTTGCTCCCAGATGGTGCTCTCGTGGAGCCAGCAAGTTCATTGTATGTGTTGGGCTTTGCTGAGGGAGCAAACGTCATTTTCATGACCACGGTTGCTGGCCTCTTCACAGTTGAACTAGAATCAGAGCGGGTGAGCAGGGTGTGTGATGATCATGTCTTCTGTAATTTGATTCCAATTGTTAGCTTCTACACTCCTGTGCCCCGAGGTGAGCAAAAGGATCCATCGTTTGAACCCAGTGAGGATGGCGGGTGGTCAGGAGGGAGGAGGGGATGA